A single Symbiobacterium thermophilum IAM 14863 DNA region contains:
- a CDS encoding SDR family oxidoreductase, with protein sequence MDLVTGATGFIGSQLVPHLVEQGRQVRILVRSRQKAEAVFGPLCAALEVAEGDLGDEASLARAAAGVDRVYHLASRINFQGSLRRMRAINVEGTRRLLDACAAAGVKRVVHMSSIAAGGPAVKDENGRYRARTEEDEAAPLPDAYGITKLEQERLALSYQERGLEVVVVRPSAVFGPGDPDGMNTLIWMVKNGRLPFYLGSGQAVVNLVFVRDVVRGTVAAMERGRPGEVYHLVGPNLTQEQLFGLLAQVSGGRSPRWAMPVPVLMGAARLATIGARLTFRRRSLVHPHEIRNWTAPWIMSDDKARRELGLVPTDTAAAFRETLQWLQAYKARQAEASRTGN encoded by the coding sequence GTGGACCTGGTAACCGGCGCCACCGGCTTCATCGGCTCGCAGCTGGTGCCTCATCTGGTGGAGCAGGGGAGGCAGGTGCGGATCCTCGTTCGTTCCCGGCAGAAGGCGGAAGCGGTTTTCGGCCCGCTCTGCGCGGCGCTGGAGGTGGCCGAGGGCGACCTGGGGGACGAGGCCTCCCTGGCGCGGGCGGCCGCGGGCGTGGACCGGGTCTACCACCTGGCCTCGCGGATCAACTTCCAGGGATCGCTTCGCCGGATGCGCGCCATCAACGTGGAGGGCACGCGGCGGTTGCTGGACGCCTGCGCGGCCGCGGGCGTGAAGCGGGTGGTGCACATGTCCTCCATCGCGGCCGGGGGGCCGGCGGTGAAGGACGAAAACGGCCGCTACCGCGCCCGCACGGAGGAGGACGAGGCTGCGCCCCTGCCCGATGCCTACGGGATTACCAAGCTGGAGCAGGAGCGGCTGGCGCTCTCTTACCAGGAACGGGGGCTGGAGGTGGTCGTGGTCCGGCCCAGCGCGGTTTTCGGTCCGGGCGACCCCGACGGCATGAACACGCTGATCTGGATGGTGAAGAACGGCCGGTTGCCCTTCTACCTGGGGTCGGGGCAGGCGGTGGTCAACCTGGTCTTCGTGCGGGACGTGGTGCGCGGCACGGTCGCGGCGATGGAGCGGGGGCGGCCGGGCGAGGTGTACCACCTGGTGGGGCCCAACCTGACCCAGGAGCAGCTTTTCGGCCTCCTGGCGCAGGTGAGCGGCGGCCGCAGCCCCCGCTGGGCGATGCCGGTGCCGGTGCTGATGGGCGCGGCGCGCCTGGCCACCATCGGCGCGCGCCTGACCTTCCGGCGGCGCTCGCTGGTCCATCCCCACGAGATCCGCAACTGGACCGCCCCTTGGATCATGAGCGACGACAAAGCCCGCCGGGAGCTGGGGCTGGTGCCTACCGACACCGCGGCCGCCTTCCGGGAGACCCTGCAGTGGCTGCAGGCGTACAAGGCACGCCAGGCGGAGGCGTCCCGGACCGGCAACTAG
- the gatB gene encoding Asp-tRNA(Asn)/Glu-tRNA(Gln) amidotransferase subunit GatB, with amino-acid sequence MSTAKWETVIGLEVHVELSTETKIWCGCKNEFGAEPNTNVCPVCLALPGALPVLNYKAVEYTIRAGLALNCKIQRHSKFDRKNYFYADLPSGYQISQFDLPLCYDGYVDITKKDGTTRRIRIKRIHLETDAGKLLHAGDDVAAADYSLVDFNRAGVPLIEIVTEPDLRSAEEAGLFLQKLRTILKYSGVSDVKMEEGSMRCDVNLSVRPAGSSEYGVRTELKNVNSFSAVMRGIEYEEKRHIRILEEGGQPEQETRSWRDAQGISVLLRSKEDAEDYRYFPEPDLPPLEVSAEEIERIRAGLPELPDALMQRLMTEYGLSAYDASVIVAEREYAQWFLHAVELAGAGQAKTVANWQINELYRVMNEKGLGPEQIPVTPEQLVGMLKLIEQGTITGKIAKTVFDKMVETGKDAETIVKEEGLTQVADEGELLAIAREVVASNPKVFEDWKAGKQSAAQWFVGQIMKRTRGRANPQMALKLVTQALEEQAQK; translated from the coding sequence GTGTCCACCGCCAAGTGGGAGACCGTTATCGGCCTCGAGGTCCACGTGGAGCTGTCCACTGAGACCAAGATCTGGTGCGGTTGCAAGAACGAGTTCGGGGCCGAGCCGAACACCAACGTCTGCCCGGTGTGCCTCGCCCTGCCCGGCGCGCTGCCGGTCCTGAATTACAAGGCCGTGGAGTACACCATCCGCGCGGGACTGGCCCTGAACTGCAAGATCCAGCGGCACTCCAAGTTCGACCGGAAGAACTACTTCTACGCCGATCTGCCCTCGGGCTACCAGATCAGCCAATTCGACCTGCCGCTGTGCTACGACGGCTACGTGGACATCACGAAGAAGGACGGTACCACCCGCCGCATCCGCATCAAGCGGATCCACCTGGAGACCGACGCGGGGAAGCTGCTCCATGCCGGCGACGACGTCGCGGCGGCGGATTACTCGCTGGTCGACTTCAACCGCGCCGGCGTGCCGCTCATCGAGATCGTCACCGAACCGGACCTGCGCTCGGCCGAGGAGGCCGGCCTGTTCCTGCAGAAGCTGCGCACGATCCTGAAGTACTCGGGCGTCAGCGACGTGAAGATGGAAGAGGGCTCCATGCGCTGCGACGTGAACCTGTCGGTGCGCCCGGCGGGGTCCAGCGAGTACGGCGTGCGGACGGAGCTGAAGAACGTCAACTCCTTCTCGGCCGTCATGCGGGGCATCGAGTACGAGGAGAAGCGGCATATCCGTATCCTGGAGGAGGGCGGCCAGCCCGAGCAGGAGACCCGTTCCTGGCGCGACGCCCAGGGCATCTCGGTGCTGCTGCGCTCCAAGGAGGACGCCGAGGACTACCGCTACTTCCCCGAGCCCGACCTGCCGCCGCTGGAGGTGTCGGCCGAGGAGATCGAACGCATCCGGGCCGGCCTGCCCGAGCTGCCCGACGCCCTCATGCAGCGGCTGATGACCGAGTACGGCCTCTCCGCTTACGACGCCTCCGTCATCGTCGCCGAGCGGGAGTACGCCCAGTGGTTCCTGCACGCGGTGGAGCTGGCCGGCGCCGGCCAGGCCAAGACCGTCGCCAACTGGCAGATCAACGAGTTGTACCGGGTGATGAACGAGAAGGGGCTCGGCCCCGAACAGATCCCCGTCACGCCCGAGCAGCTGGTGGGCATGCTGAAGCTGATCGAGCAGGGAACCATCACCGGCAAGATCGCCAAGACCGTCTTCGACAAGATGGTGGAGACGGGCAAGGACGCCGAGACCATCGTCAAGGAAGAGGGGCTCACCCAGGTGGCCGATGAGGGCGAGCTGCTCGCCATCGCCCGGGAGGTGGTGGCCTCCAACCCGAAGGTCTTCGAGGACTGGAAGGCCGGCAAGCAGTCGGCCGCCCAGTGGTTCGTCGGCCAGATCATGAAGCGGACCCGTGGGCGGGCCAACCCGCAGATGGCCCTGAAGCTGGTGACCCAGGCGCTCGAAGAGCAGGCGCAGAAGTAA